From the Bradyrhizobium ontarionense genome, the window TCGGCGTCGGCATGAAGCAGGCGGCGTTTGCGCAGGCGATCTCCTCGACGGTCAAAACGGCGACCATCGCGGCGACGACCATCTGCGCACTGGCGCTGCTGCTCGCGGCCGCGATCGGCACCAGCATCGCCAGGCCGCTCGGCAGCATCGCGGTGACGAGCTCCACCCCCGGCGAGGCGGCGCCGTTCGATCCACCCGAGGTGCGGGCGCTCAACGCCCGCCTTGCCGCCGCGGAGCAGGCGCAGGCCGAGAGCGCGCGCATCATCCAGGAGAATTTCAGGCTGCTCGCGATGGCTCGGGATGACTCCTCGCGCACCGCCGAGCAGCTCAAGCTTGCCGCCAAATACGGACGGCTTGGTACTTTCATCTGGGACGGCAGATCCGGCACCAGCCGCTGGTCGGACGAGATCGAGGAGCTCTATGGTCTCCAGCCCGGCACTTTCCCCGGCACCTATGACGCCTGGCTGGCGCTCGTTCATCCCGAAGACCGGGCCCGTGCCGACCGGGACAACGCGCAGGCGCTGATCACGGGCGAGCTCGATTCGGAATGGCGGGTGCCGCTGCCGGACGGCACCGTCCGCTGGATCGAGGCGCGCGCCCGCATGTTGCGCGGGCAGGGCGGCGACGAGCTGCACATGATCGGCGTCAACATCGACGTCACGGCGGCGAAGGAGGCGGACCGCAAGCGCGAGCTGCTGGTGCACGAGCTGGCTCATCGCGTGAAGAACAGTCTCGCGGTGGTGCAGTCGCTGGCCCATCAGCTGCTGCCGCGGCACGACGCCAAGGTGGGCGATTTTTCCTCGCGCCTGCATGCGCTGGCCACCGCTCACACCAGCCTCGCGGAGAACGACTGGCAGGGCGCCGACCTCGCCGCGCTCATCGCCAGCCAGGTCGCGCCGTTTGCCAGCGCACCCGATCAGCTCGTGACCCGCGGCCCTGCCATCGTGGTGCCGGTCGAGCTGACGACCCAGCTCGCCCTGGTCATCCACGAGATGGCCTGCAACGCCAGCAAGTATGGCGCGCTCACGACGCCGGCCGGCCGCATCGAGGTCGGCTGGTCGCTCGGACCCGACGCGCTGCATGTCCGCTGGCAGGAAAGCGGCGGGCCTCCGGCAAGAGAGCCGCCGGTGGTGGGCTTCGGCAGCCGGCTGCTCACCCGCACGGTCAGGCATCTGCAGCGCAGCTTTGACGAGCGCGGGCTGATCTGCCAGTTCGAGCTGCCCTGGCCGGAAGCGTTGAGCGAGACGCGCGTCGTCGCGGCCGACGCCACCTGATCGTCTCTGCCTGCTGCGAGCGCTATCGGTCTGGACTGACATGGCCACGCCATGGCGCAGTCCTATCCTGGCCGGTGGAGCGGGAGCGGAGAAGGAAGCTGCCATGAGCGACGTTCTGGTCACCGGCGGCTCCGGCTTCATCGGGGCACATACGATCCTGCAGCTGCTGGCCGCCGGGCACCGCATCCGCACCACCTTGCGCAGTCTCGATCGCCGGGGCGAGGTGCTGGAGATGCTGAGGCGCGGCGGTGCGACCGACACCGGTCCTCTGTCGTTTCATGCTGCCGACCTGACCAGAGATGACGGCTGGGCGGAGGCCGCCGCCGGCTGCCACTACGTTCTCCACATCGCCTCGCCGGTGCCGGCTCACGTGCCGAAGGATGAGAACGAGCTGATCGTGCCGGCGCGCGAAGGCACGCTGCGGGTGCTGAGGGCCGCGCGCAACGCCGGCGCCAGACGCGTGGTGGTGACCTCGTCCTTTGCTGCGATCGGCTATGGCCATGCGGGGCGCCGCCGGCCGTTCGACGAGACCGACTGGAGCCGTCTCGACGGCCCGGGCGTGCACCCCTACACGAAGTCCAAGACCCTGGCCGAACGTGCCGCCTGGGATTTCATCGCCCGCGAGGGCGGCGCGCTGGAGCTTGCGACCGTCAATCCGGTCGCCGTGCTCGGCCCGGTGCTGGGGCCGGACGTCTCGACCTCGATCGCCATCGTCCGGGCGCTGCTGTCCGGGAGGGTTCCGGCCGCGCCGCGCATCAACTTCGGCCTGGTCGACGTGCGCGACGTCGCCGATCTGCACCTGCGGGCGATGACCGCGCCGGCGGCCAAAGGCGAGCGCTTCCTGGCCATGGCAGGCCCGAGCGTCTCGCTCGTGGAGATCGCGGGGGTCCTGCGCGCGCGGTTGGGCGTCGCCGGGCGGCGGGCGCCGCGGCACGAGCTGCCGGACTGGCTGGCGCGCGTGTTGGGATTGGCGGTGCCGCAGTTGCGTGCGGTGCTGCCGCTGCTGGGGCGGTATTGCGAGGCGAACGCCGACAAGGCGCGGCGCCTGCTCGGCTGGACGCCGCGCTCCAACGAGGACGCGATCGTCGCCACGGCTGAGAGCCTGCTCGAACTCGGTGTGGTGAAGCGCAAAGCGGATTGAAGCACCCGTTGAGCTTCAGCCACGCCGCCTCAAATTGTTGATGAAGCTGAGACGGGAATAGAAATCTCGTTTATAAACAAGCCGTTCGTCATAATTCCTGAAAGACCGCTTCGCGCGGCTGAGAACGGGAGTTGAAGGAGCATGGGAGCAGACGAAGTCTTCGCCGCTGCGCAACTGATTGCGCATGCCCGCACGCAGCGGACGCCCTTGGGCGCGCTGCCGCCTCAGCTTCAGCCGCAGGATGAAGCGGCCGGCTACGAGATCCAGCGCGAGGTCCATTGGCTGCTCGCCGAACAGGCCGCCGACTTCGCCGGCTACAAGATCGGTTGCACCAGCAAGGTGATGCAGGACTATCTTGGCATTCCGCATCCCTGTGCGGGCGGGGTGTTCGCGCGCGGCATTCACGAGTCGGGCGTGGCGCTGCGGACGGCCGACTTCGTCCGCGTGGGCGTCGAGTGTGAGATCGCCGTGCGGCTCAAGCACGACCTGCTGCCGCTGGATGCGCCGTTCACCATGGATCGTGTCGCCGACGCGATCGGCGATTGTCATGCGGCGATCGAGATCGTCGACGACCGCTATGTGCGATGGGAGACGCTGGGGGCGCCGACGCTCATCGCCGACGACTTCTTTGCCGCCGGCTGCGTCCTCGGCCCGGCGCTCCCAGGCGCTGCCGTACCGGACCTGGCCGCGGTGCAGGGCCGCGCCATCATCAACGGCACCTTGGTCGGTGAGGGCGCCGGTACCGACGTGCTCGGACATCCAATCCATGCGCTGGCTTGGCTTGCCAATCATCTCGCCGCCCGTGGTGACGGGCTCGAGGCCGGGCAGCTCGTCCTGACCGGCAGCCTGGTCAAGACCGTCTGGCTTGGGGCCGGCGACCGGGTGCGGATGGAGCTGGACGGGCTCGGCGTGGTCGAGGCGGCGTTCGTGTGACGGCCTGAGGCCGCAAGCCGGAGCCCCACCATGGGGCCTCACGCCGGCACCCGCCGCTTCATGTTGCACGGCCGCTTGCACACCTCGGCGCAAAACGAGAACAAAACAAGAATACAAGGCGCCATCGGCGTCATAGGCCAAGCGTTGTCTCCCTTGAGCACTCGCGTGTTATCCTGACAGAAGATGGGAGGTGCCCATGAGCATCGTCGGAGATCAGTCTGAACAGGACGGCGAGCGGAACGGCCAAGACGAGCTGGTCGGGATGCTCGACGAAGCCTTACGCCTCTATGGGACCCGCATTCTCGACAATGTCGATCTCGACCGGCTGCCGGATCTCCGGTCCCGGATTGGCGTCGCCGCGAGGGCCATGATGGAGCGCGGGGATGCGCGTGCCTTCGTGATGGGACGGCGGATGCTGGATCGGCTGCAAGCAATGGTCGGCTGACATGGCTCTCAGTGAACTGCAGAGAGCCATCCTGCGCGTTCTGGCAAAGCATCGTTCGGACAGCAGCTATTTGGCCAGGGGACTGATCCTCAACAAGGATTGGCCCCGTCGATCCGACGATATCGATATCTTCCACGACGCAGACGAACAGGTCACCGACGCGGCGAATCTCGACATCGCAGCTCTGAATGCCGCGGGCTTCAAAGTGCACCGGGATTTCATCATTTACGGATGTGTCGACGCGACTGTGTCCGACGGCTCGGACTCGACGGTGATCCAATGGTTCGCCGAAACGAAGCTTCGCTTCTTTCCGCTGGTCAGGGATGACGAGTGGGGGGGCACGGCTTCACCAGGCCGATCTCGCCGTCAACAACGTGCTCGCGGTGTCCGGTCGATCGAAGGCGCGTGACATCGCAGACCTCGTGGCGATCGGGCGTCAGTACTGTCCGATCGGCCCCCTCGTTCTTGCTGCGGCCGGCAAGCCGCCAAACTTCTCCCCGCAGCGGATCGTCGATGAAATGCGTCGGCATACGCGTTCCATCCCTGCAGATGAGTTTGCCGCTGTCAGAGGACTTCCAGACGCGTGGACAGCGGCGTTCATCCGCGAGGAGGCGCTGGTCATGCTCGACGCGGCTGAGCGGTATGTGCTGGGCAGCTCTCCCGATCTCGTGGGACTTCTTGCCTCGACGTCGGATGGCACGCCGACCGAAATCGATGACGCCAATCGCGGCGATGTGGTGCTGCGAAAGGCGACCGACGAGCCCGAGGTCATTGCTGCGCCTGCCGGCTTCACTGCGATCGACTGGTCTCCCGGCCGTCCTTGAAGTCACGCGGAGCTCCCAAGACGAACACGGCCTCCGGCAGGGGAGCTACCGGAGGCCGTGTATACATCACCCGCTGCGCCTAGGTTCGCATTGGGCAATGTGGGAGCTCGTTTTCAGGAGAAGGGCGGCGGCTGCGGGGGTATTCGCAATGACCGATGTCGCGCTCGGCCAACCCTTGTCCTGACCCTCCCCGCACGGGGAGGGATTTCCATTGTGGTCTCTTCTGTCCTCGTTCCAGACTGCCGACCTGCGACGAGATCGCGGGGCGGCGGTTTTCTAGGCGACTGGGCGTGATCCGCCCGGTCTTGCGATGCTGATCTCCGCTTCAGAACGGCAGCAGGATGTCCATCACCTGCTGGCCGTAGCGCGGCTGCTGTACGTCCGTGATCTGGCCGCGGCCGCCATAGGAGATGCGGGCCTGGGCGATCTTGGTCGAGTCGATCGTGTTGTCGCTCTGGATGTCCTCGGGCCGCACGATGCCGGCCACGATCAGCTCACGGACCTCGTAATTGACCCGGATCTCCTGCTTGCCCTCGACGACCAGATTGCCGTTCGGCAGCACCTGGGTCACGACCGCGGCGACGCTGGTGGTCAAGGACTCCGAGCGCTGGATGGTGCCCTTGCCGTCGGAGGACGAGGTGCCGTCGGCGGTCAGGATGCGGCCGGGCAGAATATTCTTGCCGGTGGCGCCGAGCGTCTTCGAGCCGACGAAATCGGTGATCCCTGAGTCTTCCTTGTTGGTGCGGCTGCGCTGGGTCTCGTTGGCGATGTTGGCCTTGTCGGAGATGCTGACCGTGACGGTCAGGAGGTCGCCGACCTGATGCGCGCGCTGGTCCTTGAAGAAGGCGCGCGAGCCGTTGCGCCACAGCGAGTTCGGAGCATACGACACCGTCTCGGGCTTGGGCATCGGCATCTGCACCGGCTTGTAGCCCGGCTGCGTGGTCGGGTTGTCGATCTCCGTCAGCTTCGGTTTCTCGCCGATCTGCGACAGCCGGTCGATCGAGGAGCAGCCGCCTGCGAAGCTCAGCACGGCGAAGGATACCGAGACCAATGCGGCCCGCCGCAAGCCGGAAGAGGTCTGCGCATCAAACTTGAACATCGACATGAAACTTACTCGGCTTTCGTGGTGGCGGAGGCGGGCAGGCGGCTGGCGACGGCGACGGGGGCTGCGATCTCCGCCTCCGAGGTCTGCTGAGGTTTGGCGCCGCCCACGGTGTCGACCGTGACCTGGCCGCGCCCGGTGACGCGGCCGCTGACCGTGCGCTTGGACTGCAGGTTGAGCACGCTGACGACGTCGCCCTCGGTGCCCGATTCCAGCGCCTTGCCGCGCGTCGTGAGATAGATGCCCGCGGTCTGGTAGATGAGCGTGACGGCCTGGTCGCGCTGCACGAGGTCGGGCTTGCTCAGGTCGGTGGTCTTCAGCGCCTGGCCGGCACGGATCGCGCGGCGCATCTGCATGCCGACCGCGAGCTCGCGCGAGGCGGGCTCGGCGCCGCCGAGCTCGGCGCGCGACCGCCGCTCGGTCTGCAGGTCTCCGGAGCGGATCAGCTCGTTGCGCTCGATGTTGCGGGTCAGGACCGATACGTCGACCGTCTCGATCGCCGTGCCCGTGTAGCGCAGCCGGACCGGGGTCGTGCCGTTGGCATAGCCGAGCTCGAGGGTGACGTCGAAGCGGCCGCTGCGCGGATCGAAGCGCACCGCTGTCGGGGCGAGCGTGCCGCTGATGGCCGCGTCGAATTTCAGATCCTGCACCGACTGGTCGAAGCTGATGCTGAGGCTGGCGGCGTCGCCGAGCCCGTTGCGATGCTCGAGCGCCTGGGCCACCGCGGTGCCGACCTCCTTGGCGTCGATCGCGCGGGCGAGCCGGGTCACCGCGACCTCCTTGATGTCGCGGACTTCGACGCCGATGACCTGGTGACTGCGCAAGGTCGCGATCACCTGCGCGGCCGGCAGCACGCCGGTTGTGCCGAGATCGGGCGCGCGGTAGACGGCGACGTTGGCCGCCGCGCCGGCATTCTCGATCAGGTCGCCGACGCGGACGATGTCGCCGCTGACGCTGACGGTTGAGCGCAGCACGGGGGCCTTGATCTGGTCGTCGGCCTCGCCGGCCATCGCCGACATGGCGGTCGAGGCGAGCAGGGCGGCGGCCAGAAGCAGTGGGCGGGCGGAGCGGGTCATCATTGTGATCTCCCTTCGGGCCTCAGCGGAACAGCGCCGTGGTCGATTGCAGCATCTGGTCGGCGGCGGAGATGACCTTGGCGTTCATCTCATAGGCGCGCTGGGCGGCGATCAGCTCGCTCATCTCGCTGACGACGTCGACATTGGCCTGCTCCAGGCTGCCTTGGGTGATGCTGCCCAGACCATCCTGGTTGGCGATGCCATCCTGCGGCGCGCCGGAGGAGGGCGTGTCGGTGAACTGGTTGTTGCCGACCGGCTGCAGGCCGGCCTTGTTGATGAAGCGGGTGACCTGGAGCTGGCCGATGATGTTCGAGGTGGTCGAGCCCGGCAGCGTGACCGAGATCTGGCCCTGCGCGTTCACCGTGATGCCCGACGCGTTCTGCGGGATCGTGATCGTCGGCTGCACCGGGTTGCCTTGCGCCGTGACGATGCGGCCCTGATTGTCCATCTGGAAGGTGCCGTCGCGGGTGTACTGGAAGGTGCCGTCGGGCATCAGGACCTTGAAGAAGCCCTCGCCCGTGATCGCGAGGTCGAGATCGTTGCCGGTCTGCGACAGCGTGCCTTGCGTCATCGAGCGTGGCGTGCCGACGGTCTTGACGCCGCCGCCGATGTCGACGCCCACGGGCAGGATCGTGCCCTGGTCCGAGGACTGCGCGCCGACCCGGCGTACGTGCTCGTAGATCAGGTCCTGGAACGCCGCCGTCTGCTTCTTGAAGCCGGTCGTGCGGAGGTTGGCGATGTTGTTGGAGATCACCTGAACGTTGAGTTCCTGTGCCGCCATTCCGGTTGCCGCGGTGTGAAGCGCCTGCATGTCACGTCTCCTTCAAGGTCTGTCGCGGTCAGGCCGGAACGTCGGCGAGTTTCTCGATCGCGTTCTTGCGCAGGTCGCTTTGGACCTGCAGCATGTTGGCGACCTGGGTGTAGGCACGCATCACTTCGACCATCTTGCTCATCTCGCCGACCGCACTCACGTTCGACTTCTCGATGTAGCCCTGCTGGATGGTCGACTTGATATCCGGCTGCGGCGTGACGCCGCCGGCCGCCGCATAGAGGTTGTTGCCCTGCTTCTGCGCCTGTTGCGGATCGGCGAAGCCGACGAGGCGGAGCTTGCCGCGAATCGAATCGACGCGATTGACGCCCTCGACCACGGTGACGGTGCCGTCCGGGGAAATGTTGATGTCGTGGTCGGTCGGCTGGAATACGATCGGGCCGCTGGTGCCGAGCACCGGGTCACCTGCGGTCGTGACCAGCTGGCCGAGATTGTTCATGTGCAGGTTGCCGTCGCGGGTGTAGCGCTCGCCGGCAGCGGTCTGCACGGCCAGGAAGCCGTCGCCGGCGACGGCGACGTCCAGCGCGTTGCCGGTATGCTGCATCGAGCCCTGCGAAAAGTCGCGATAGGTGCCGCGGTCCTGCACATACGAGACCTTGCGGGCGGCGCCCGGAAAATTGTCCTCATGCGCGCCGGAGGAGAGATACTCCTCGAACAGCTGCTGGTCGGCCTTGAAGCCGTTGGTATTGACGTTGGCAACGTTGTTGGCAACGACGTCGAGTTGCCGCTCCAGCACCATCTGCCGCGACAATCCGAT encodes:
- a CDS encoding sensor histidine kinase: MREPEIPTGVRAGALAPVQRWYGVLSIKGRLLLLAGILFLPCVGLIAYVIVSMAQSADASIRRGLLYAAQAISGAVDAELRRYVALADVLAKSPDLRADDLAQFEAEARRVGLVSGEGWIIVSDADGRLLLNTLARPGRPLGERTAEGLRSQARAFESGKPSISDIFPGPNSGEWVATVDVPVFKDGKPFRCLSMAMPASNYTRLLAQQQLPADWLVGIIDGEGRYVSRIPKNATAAGQPASVGWRAHARVTGVSEFPSIEGDPVINANAHPQLSDWVVGVGMKQAAFAQAISSTVKTATIAATTICALALLLAAAIGTSIARPLGSIAVTSSTPGEAAPFDPPEVRALNARLAAAEQAQAESARIIQENFRLLAMARDDSSRTAEQLKLAAKYGRLGTFIWDGRSGTSRWSDEIEELYGLQPGTFPGTYDAWLALVHPEDRARADRDNAQALITGELDSEWRVPLPDGTVRWIEARARMLRGQGGDELHMIGVNIDVTAAKEADRKRELLVHELAHRVKNSLAVVQSLAHQLLPRHDAKVGDFSSRLHALATAHTSLAENDWQGADLAALIASQVAPFASAPDQLVTRGPAIVVPVELTTQLALVIHEMACNASKYGALTTPAGRIEVGWSLGPDALHVRWQESGGPPAREPPVVGFGSRLLTRTVRHLQRSFDERGLICQFELPWPEALSETRVVAADAT
- a CDS encoding SDR family oxidoreductase; the protein is MSDVLVTGGSGFIGAHTILQLLAAGHRIRTTLRSLDRRGEVLEMLRRGGATDTGPLSFHAADLTRDDGWAEAAAGCHYVLHIASPVPAHVPKDENELIVPAREGTLRVLRAARNAGARRVVVTSSFAAIGYGHAGRRRPFDETDWSRLDGPGVHPYTKSKTLAERAAWDFIAREGGALELATVNPVAVLGPVLGPDVSTSIAIVRALLSGRVPAAPRINFGLVDVRDVADLHLRAMTAPAAKGERFLAMAGPSVSLVEIAGVLRARLGVAGRRAPRHELPDWLARVLGLAVPQLRAVLPLLGRYCEANADKARRLLGWTPRSNEDAIVATAESLLELGVVKRKAD
- a CDS encoding 2-keto-4-pentenoate hydratase produces the protein MGADEVFAAAQLIAHARTQRTPLGALPPQLQPQDEAAGYEIQREVHWLLAEQAADFAGYKIGCTSKVMQDYLGIPHPCAGGVFARGIHESGVALRTADFVRVGVECEIAVRLKHDLLPLDAPFTMDRVADAIGDCHAAIEIVDDRYVRWETLGAPTLIADDFFAAGCVLGPALPGAAVPDLAAVQGRAIINGTLVGEGAGTDVLGHPIHALAWLANHLAARGDGLEAGQLVLTGSLVKTVWLGAGDRVRMELDGLGVVEAAFV
- the flgH gene encoding flagellar basal body L-ring protein FlgH; this encodes MSMFKFDAQTSSGLRRAALVSVSFAVLSFAGGCSSIDRLSQIGEKPKLTEIDNPTTQPGYKPVQMPMPKPETVSYAPNSLWRNGSRAFFKDQRAHQVGDLLTVTVSISDKANIANETQRSRTNKEDSGITDFVGSKTLGATGKNILPGRILTADGTSSSDGKGTIQRSESLTTSVAAVVTQVLPNGNLVVEGKQEIRVNYEVRELIVAGIVRPEDIQSDNTIDSTKIAQARISYGGRGQITDVQQPRYGQQVMDILLPF
- the flgA gene encoding flagellar basal body P-ring formation chaperone FlgA, producing the protein MMTRSARPLLLAAALLASTAMSAMAGEADDQIKAPVLRSTVSVSGDIVRVGDLIENAGAAANVAVYRAPDLGTTGVLPAAQVIATLRSHQVIGVEVRDIKEVAVTRLARAIDAKEVGTAVAQALEHRNGLGDAASLSISFDQSVQDLKFDAAISGTLAPTAVRFDPRSGRFDVTLELGYANGTTPVRLRYTGTAIETVDVSVLTRNIERNELIRSGDLQTERRSRAELGGAEPASRELAVGMQMRRAIRAGQALKTTDLSKPDLVQRDQAVTLIYQTAGIYLTTRGKALESGTEGDVVSVLNLQSKRTVSGRVTGRGQVTVDTVGGAKPQQTSEAEIAAPVAVASRLPASATTKAE
- the flgG gene encoding flagellar basal-body rod protein FlgG, giving the protein MQALHTAATGMAAQELNVQVISNNIANLRTTGFKKQTAAFQDLIYEHVRRVGAQSSDQGTILPVGVDIGGGVKTVGTPRSMTQGTLSQTGNDLDLAITGEGFFKVLMPDGTFQYTRDGTFQMDNQGRIVTAQGNPVQPTITIPQNASGITVNAQGQISVTLPGSTTSNIIGQLQVTRFINKAGLQPVGNNQFTDTPSSGAPQDGIANQDGLGSITQGSLEQANVDVVSEMSELIAAQRAYEMNAKVISAADQMLQSTTALFR
- the flgF gene encoding flagellar basal-body rod protein FlgF codes for the protein MENALLIGLSRQMVLERQLDVVANNVANVNTNGFKADQQLFEEYLSSGAHEDNFPGAARKVSYVQDRGTYRDFSQGSMQHTGNALDVAVAGDGFLAVQTAAGERYTRDGNLHMNNLGQLVTTAGDPVLGTSGPIVFQPTDHDINISPDGTVTVVEGVNRVDSIRGKLRLVGFADPQQAQKQGNNLYAAAGGVTPQPDIKSTIQQGYIEKSNVSAVGEMSKMVEVMRAYTQVANMLQVQSDLRKNAIEKLADVPA